In Leisingera methylohalidivorans DSM 14336, a single genomic region encodes these proteins:
- a CDS encoding YcbK family protein, giving the protein MAKTTGTGISRRSLLGVFAATAVAAAPTFSNAAGFLRGGGDIRRIRMYSGRTGERLDMVYWIDGQYIKDAVKEVNHFMRDWRTDQVKEMDLRTIDIMAASHNLLDVNEPYMLLSGYRSPKTNAMLRSRSRGVAKNSLHMRGQAADLRLASRSVSQMAKAAEACHAGGVGKYQRSNFVHMDCGVVRTWRG; this is encoded by the coding sequence ATGGCGAAAACCACGGGCACGGGGATCTCCCGGCGTTCTCTTTTGGGTGTATTTGCTGCAACCGCAGTGGCAGCAGCCCCGACTTTTTCCAATGCAGCAGGCTTTTTACGCGGCGGCGGCGATATCCGCCGGATCCGCATGTATTCTGGCCGCACTGGCGAACGCCTGGATATGGTTTATTGGATTGATGGCCAGTACATCAAAGATGCAGTAAAAGAAGTCAATCACTTCATGCGCGATTGGCGGACTGATCAAGTCAAAGAGATGGACCTGCGCACCATCGACATCATGGCCGCTTCGCACAATCTGCTGGATGTGAACGAGCCCTATATGCTGTTGTCCGGCTACCGCAGCCCGAAAACCAATGCAATGCTGCGCAGCCGCTCGCGCGGGGTCGCCAAAAACTCCCTGCATATGCGCGGCCAAGCTGCCGATCTACGGCTGGCGTCGCGGTCGGTGTCGCAAATGGCCAAGGCCGCCGAGGCCTGTCATGCCGGCGGTGTCGGTAAATACCAGCGTTCGAATTTCGTGCATATGGACTGCGGCGTTGTCCGTACTTGGCGCGGCTAA
- a CDS encoding acyl carrier protein, which yields MSTQDKVIAIIAEQAVLEPSDVTLDSTLEDLGIDSLGLVESIFAIEEEFDVSIPFNANEPENSDFNISNVAAIVAGIDKLILEKA from the coding sequence ATGAGCACGCAGGACAAGGTCATTGCAATTATTGCTGAACAGGCGGTTCTTGAGCCGTCGGATGTGACCCTTGACAGCACGTTGGAGGATCTGGGCATCGACAGCCTGGGCCTGGTTGAAAGCATCTTTGCCATTGAAGAAGAATTTGATGTTTCGATCCCCTTCAACGCCAACGAACCCGAAAACAGTGATTTCAACATTTCCAATGTCGCGGCAATCGTCGCAGGTATCGACAAGCTGATCTTGGAAAAAGCGTGA
- a CDS encoding beta-ketoacyl-[acyl-carrier-protein] synthase family protein, with protein sequence MKRVVITGAGTINALGHSVAATLEAMREGRCGIGELQFRDVDRLAIRIGGQVRGFEAEGRFNRQQISLYDRFTQFTLTAAKEAIEQSGLEFHGDLSAKAGVVLGNSGGGMQTLDENYRSVYEDGKNRVHPFVVPKLMNNAAAGHVSMQFNLKGPSFTVSTACASSNHAMAQAFQMVRSGMSPAMITGGSESMLCFGGVKAWEGLRVMSKDACRPFSANRNGMVQGEGAGIFVFEEYEHARARGAEILCEVIGFAMSSDASDIVMPSKQGAARAISGALQDARADASDVGYINAHGTGTAANDKTECAAVADVFGPHADRLMISSTKSMHGHLIGGTGAVELLACIMALRDGVIAPTIGYEEPDPECALDVVPNEAREAKVDVALSNAFAFGGLNAVLALRKI encoded by the coding sequence ATGAAGCGCGTCGTCATCACCGGGGCTGGAACCATCAATGCCCTTGGCCATTCCGTTGCCGCTACTTTGGAAGCCATGCGCGAAGGCCGCTGCGGCATCGGAGAGCTGCAGTTCCGCGATGTGGACCGGTTGGCGATCCGCATCGGTGGCCAGGTCCGCGGGTTCGAGGCTGAGGGGCGGTTCAACCGGCAGCAGATAAGCCTTTATGACCGGTTCACTCAGTTCACTCTTACTGCAGCAAAAGAGGCGATTGAGCAGTCAGGTCTTGAGTTCCATGGCGATCTGTCTGCCAAGGCCGGCGTGGTTCTGGGCAATTCCGGCGGCGGCATGCAGACGCTGGATGAGAACTACCGCAGCGTTTACGAGGACGGCAAGAACCGGGTGCATCCCTTTGTTGTGCCCAAGCTGATGAACAATGCGGCAGCCGGCCATGTGTCAATGCAGTTCAACCTCAAGGGCCCCAGTTTCACTGTGTCCACGGCCTGCGCCTCTTCCAACCATGCAATGGCGCAAGCGTTCCAGATGGTGCGCTCGGGCATGAGCCCGGCGATGATTACCGGCGGCTCTGAATCCATGCTGTGCTTTGGCGGCGTCAAGGCCTGGGAAGGTCTGAGGGTGATGTCCAAGGATGCCTGCCGTCCGTTCAGCGCCAACCGGAATGGCATGGTGCAAGGCGAGGGCGCAGGCATTTTCGTGTTCGAGGAATATGAGCATGCCAGGGCGCGCGGTGCGGAAATCCTGTGCGAAGTCATCGGCTTTGCCATGTCCTCGGACGCTTCCGACATCGTGATGCCCAGCAAACAGGGGGCCGCCAGAGCGATTTCCGGCGCGCTGCAGGATGCGCGCGCGGATGCCTCGGATGTTGGATATATCAATGCCCACGGCACCGGCACAGCGGCCAATGACAAGACCGAATGCGCGGCCGTGGCAGATGTGTTCGGTCCGCATGCGGACAGGCTGATGATCTCCTCCACCAAATCGATGCATGGCCATCTGATTGGCGGCACCGGCGCGGTGGAGCTTTTGGCCTGTATAATGGCGTTGCGCGACGGGGTGATTGCGCCGACGATCGGCTATGAAGAACCCGACCCGGAATGTGCGCTGGATGTGGTGCCGAACGAGGCCCGGGAAGCCAAAGTTGATGTGGCGCTGTCCAATGCTTTTGCCTTTGGCGGGCTCAACGCGGTGCTGGCGCTGCGCAAGATCTGA
- a CDS encoding invasion associated locus B family protein, whose protein sequence is MLKSLTPITLAAVLAMSAPLAAQETAAEETAGAESAEQTEQTESTADQLLDLGEPVADGPRAGERYSKEKHGDWDLACIKTESGTDPCSLLQVLAGPQGNPIAEVSLFRIEQQGGQAVAGATVIVPLETLLPAALTISIDGAPAKRYNYSFCNPLGCVAQIGLTQGDIDAFRKGKEAILSLRPAPAPDQVVQMKLSLSGFTAGFDVVDVVKQ, encoded by the coding sequence ATGTTGAAGTCCCTGACCCCGATCACGCTTGCCGCAGTGCTGGCCATGAGCGCCCCGCTGGCGGCGCAAGAAACAGCCGCGGAAGAGACCGCGGGGGCGGAATCCGCTGAGCAGACAGAGCAAACGGAATCTACCGCAGATCAGCTTCTGGACCTGGGCGAACCGGTCGCCGACGGCCCCCGGGCTGGCGAACGCTACTCCAAGGAAAAACACGGTGATTGGGATCTGGCCTGCATCAAAACCGAAAGCGGCACCGATCCGTGCTCGCTTCTGCAGGTGCTGGCAGGCCCGCAAGGCAACCCGATAGCCGAAGTATCGCTGTTCCGTATCGAGCAGCAGGGCGGCCAAGCCGTAGCCGGGGCCACCGTCATCGTGCCGCTGGAAACCTTACTGCCTGCCGCGCTGACCATCTCGATTGATGGTGCGCCGGCCAAACGCTACAACTATTCCTTTTGCAATCCGCTGGGCTGCGTGGCGCAGATCGGCCTGACCCAGGGCGATATCGACGCCTTCCGGAAAGGCAAGGAAGCTATCCTGTCGCTGCGCCCGGCGCCAGCACCGGATCAGGTAGTGCAGATGAAACTGTCTCTGAGCGGCTTCACCGCCGGCTTTGACGTGGTGGATGTGGTCAAGCAATAA
- a CDS encoding LysR family transcriptional regulator translates to MAKKATKQGLPPLDWLKVFEAAGRLGSFTAAAEEFGATQAAVSQRIRNLEHWLGRQLFLRSARGVSLTVEGESYLPLVQDSLRALEQGTENLFSQTVRELRIAGLPSHLEMLLLPRLEAFSKACPDLRLVIETVPKRLDYDAADSALHVRYGRGGWGRRKEVLLANEVLQPMTAQGRAEEWRQLPVIELRGERPGWTEWARVTGEAEPETGPVSVDSMAHALLAARLGMGAVLGSKALAADLLQSGQLECAPAPELPTIDGYWLTWPPGLGKSKRQSEILAALTAALRH, encoded by the coding sequence ATGGCTAAGAAGGCAACCAAACAGGGCTTACCGCCGCTCGACTGGTTGAAGGTGTTTGAAGCAGCTGGACGGCTTGGCAGTTTCACAGCAGCGGCAGAAGAGTTCGGCGCCACACAGGCCGCGGTCAGCCAACGGATCCGCAACCTGGAACACTGGCTGGGCAGGCAGCTGTTTCTTCGCTCAGCGCGTGGAGTTTCTCTGACTGTGGAAGGGGAAAGTTACTTGCCGCTGGTGCAAGACTCCCTGCGGGCGCTGGAACAAGGCACCGAGAACCTGTTTAGCCAAACTGTCCGCGAACTGCGAATTGCGGGCCTTCCATCGCATCTGGAAATGCTGCTGCTTCCACGGCTTGAAGCGTTTTCAAAGGCCTGCCCGGATCTGCGTTTGGTTATCGAAACGGTGCCAAAACGTCTGGATTACGACGCTGCCGACAGCGCTTTGCATGTCCGTTATGGCCGCGGGGGCTGGGGGCGGCGGAAGGAGGTTCTGCTGGCCAATGAGGTGCTTCAGCCGATGACTGCGCAAGGGCGGGCTGAAGAGTGGCGGCAGCTGCCAGTGATAGAATTGCGGGGCGAGCGGCCGGGCTGGACGGAATGGGCCCGGGTAACAGGGGAGGCTGAACCGGAAACCGGGCCGGTTTCCGTTGATTCCATGGCGCATGCACTCCTGGCCGCCCGGCTTGGCATGGGGGCCGTATTGGGGTCCAAGGCGTTGGCCGCAGATCTGCTGCAGTCCGGGCAATTGGAATGTGCCCCGGCACCGGAACTTCCGACGATTGACGGCTATTGGCTGACTTGGCCGCCAGGTCTGGGAAAATCCAAGAGGCAAAGCGAAATACTGGCAGCATTGACCGCCGCACTGCGGCACTGA
- a CDS encoding L,D-transpeptidase family protein: MTRASAGNFMPGIKAGLFALALGGLTAGTVASSAQAEISAAFRQAVAEAASGSDSVAKFYRENGYQAIWTGSDEASRQRRNALLAALNETSAHGLPDRSAEVSALMQQMRGVRTTRDIGSIEAALSQALVDYATELQTGLLVPSRIDGGMVRKKHTVDGSGFLAGIRDQQPYAYMRSLVPVSPQYRGLMREKLRLEQILAAGGWGPAVNAKKLEPGDQGPAVIALRNRLMAMGYLQRSAARSYDAALEKAVQDFQSDHGLETDGVAGAGTITEVNKPVSNRLKSIIVAMERERWLKPDRGERHILVNQTDFTAKIVDNGDVTFETRSVIGKNTHDRRSPEFSDEMEHMVINPSWYVPRSIITKEYLPKLQSNPNAVGHIQITDRRGRVVNRGSADFSQYNARNFPFSMRQPPSSRNALGLVKFMFPNKYNIYLHDTPQKSLFAREVRAFSHGCIRLAQPFEFAYALLAKQSENPKDFFHRILSSGKETKVALEQKVPVHIIYRTAVVTRKGRAEFRRDVYGRDAKVWAALERAGVVLPGVQG; this comes from the coding sequence ATGACGCGCGCATCCGCAGGAAACTTTATGCCGGGGATTAAAGCAGGGCTGTTTGCCCTGGCATTGGGCGGCCTGACTGCCGGGACTGTTGCGAGTTCGGCGCAGGCTGAAATCTCGGCGGCTTTCCGCCAAGCTGTCGCTGAAGCAGCCTCCGGCAGCGATTCTGTGGCCAAATTCTACCGTGAAAACGGATATCAGGCGATTTGGACTGGCTCGGATGAGGCATCGCGCCAGCGCCGGAACGCTCTGTTGGCAGCCTTGAACGAAACCAGCGCCCACGGGCTGCCGGACCGCTCGGCCGAAGTCAGTGCGCTGATGCAGCAGATGCGGGGCGTCCGCACCACACGGGACATCGGTTCCATCGAGGCCGCGCTGAGCCAGGCACTGGTGGATTATGCGACAGAGCTGCAAACCGGCCTGCTGGTGCCGTCGCGGATCGACGGTGGCATGGTGCGCAAGAAACACACGGTTGACGGTTCCGGCTTTTTGGCAGGCATCCGGGATCAACAGCCTTATGCCTATATGCGTAGCTTGGTGCCGGTGTCACCTCAATACCGTGGCTTGATGCGCGAAAAACTGCGGCTGGAGCAGATTCTTGCGGCCGGCGGCTGGGGACCGGCGGTCAATGCTAAGAAGCTGGAACCCGGCGATCAGGGCCCGGCAGTCATTGCCCTGCGGAACCGGCTGATGGCGATGGGTTATCTGCAGCGGAGTGCTGCACGCAGCTATGACGCGGCGCTGGAAAAGGCTGTGCAAGACTTTCAATCCGATCATGGCTTGGAGACTGATGGCGTGGCGGGCGCAGGCACGATCACCGAGGTAAACAAACCCGTCTCCAACCGCTTGAAATCGATCATTGTCGCGATGGAGCGCGAGCGCTGGCTTAAACCTGACCGCGGAGAGCGGCATATTCTGGTTAACCAGACTGATTTCACTGCCAAGATCGTTGACAACGGTGATGTGACCTTCGAGACGCGATCTGTGATCGGCAAGAACACGCATGACCGCCGCAGCCCCGAGTTCTCGGATGAGATGGAGCATATGGTGATCAATCCGAGCTGGTACGTGCCGCGCTCGATCATCACCAAGGAGTATTTGCCCAAGCTGCAGAGCAACCCCAATGCAGTCGGCCATATCCAGATCACCGACCGGCGCGGCCGGGTGGTGAACCGCGGCTCTGCCGATTTCTCGCAGTACAACGCGCGCAACTTCCCGTTTTCCATGCGCCAGCCGCCGAGCAGCCGCAATGCGCTGGGGCTGGTCAAGTTCATGTTCCCGAACAAATACAACATCTATCTGCACGACACCCCGCAGAAGAGTCTGTTTGCCCGCGAAGTGCGCGCTTTCTCGCACGGCTGTATCCGTCTGGCGCAACCGTTTGAATTTGCTTACGCGCTGCTGGCGAAGCAGAGCGAAAACCCCAAGGATTTCTTCCACCGTATCCTGAGCAGTGGCAAGGAAACCAAGGTAGCGCTGGAGCAAAAAGTGCCGGTTCATATTATCTACCGGACGGCGGTTGTGACGCGCAAAGGCCGCGCTGAGTTCCGCCGCGATGTCTATGGCCGCGACGCCAAAGTTTGGGCGGCGCTGGAGCGGGCGGGGGTGGTGCTGCCTGGCGTTCAGGGGTAA
- the tmpB gene encoding (R)-1-hydroxy-2-trimethylaminoethylphosphonate oxygenase, translated as MSKPDFSTLTQDNIAAFIGDIFDRRGDEEYLGEAVTMTEHMLQGATIAEANGQPEEIIVGALLHDIGHFTSEFGTFSMDDTKDRLHEQAGAKVLEQFFPSVITDCVRYHVAAKRYLCATKPDYFNRLSEASIHSLNLQGGPMNAEEVAEMRKNPNLKQIIAVRYLDDAGKRADMETPDYWHFAPMVQRMVDKHMAAGGSAK; from the coding sequence ATGAGCAAGCCGGATTTCAGCACGCTGACCCAGGACAACATTGCCGCCTTTATTGGCGACATCTTTGACCGCCGCGGTGATGAGGAATACCTTGGTGAAGCTGTCACCATGACCGAACATATGCTGCAAGGTGCCACCATAGCGGAAGCCAACGGTCAGCCGGAAGAGATCATCGTAGGGGCGCTTCTCCACGATATCGGCCATTTCACAAGCGAGTTCGGAACGTTCTCCATGGACGACACCAAAGACCGGCTTCACGAGCAGGCCGGCGCCAAGGTGCTGGAACAGTTCTTCCCGTCTGTGATCACCGACTGTGTGCGTTACCACGTGGCGGCAAAACGCTATCTCTGCGCCACCAAACCTGACTATTTCAACCGTTTATCAGAGGCTTCCATTCACTCTTTGAACCTTCAGGGTGGACCCATGAATGCAGAAGAGGTGGCGGAAATGCGAAAGAACCCAAACCTCAAGCAGATCATCGCTGTCAGGTATCTGGATGACGCCGGCAAACGTGCTGATATGGAAACGCCCGATTACTGGCACTTTGCGCCTATGGTCCAACGGATGGTCGACAAACACATGGCCGCAGGAGGTTCCGCGAAATGA
- the lpxD gene encoding UDP-3-O-(3-hydroxymyristoyl)glucosamine N-acyltransferase: protein MFTIRQIAESLGTEAQGDLDLQIAGAAEPQDAHADQIAMAMAPKYAEGLQTGNAQAAVLWEGADWQSFGLKAAIFAPRPRMTLSGVTAMLDRGQGIPPGIHPSAVIDPAADIGEDVTVGPLAVIGAGAKIGARSVIGPHCYIGTDVVIGEDAILREMVSVGARAIIGKRFRAQPGARVGGDGFSYVTPEVSGAENARKTLGDQGEAKAQAWVRIHSLGAVTIGDDVEIGSNCTLDNGTIRDTVIGSGSKLDNLVHVGHNTRVGNDCLLCGQTGISGSVDIGNNVVLGGQCGVVDNIFIGDGVIAGGGTKILSNVPAGRVIMGYPGVKMETHTEMYKAQRRLPRLMRDIELLKKAVFK from the coding sequence ATGTTCACAATCCGCCAGATCGCTGAGTCCCTGGGAACCGAGGCCCAGGGCGACCTGGATCTGCAAATTGCAGGTGCGGCGGAACCGCAGGATGCCCATGCGGATCAGATCGCCATGGCCATGGCCCCGAAATATGCCGAAGGCCTGCAAACAGGCAATGCGCAGGCAGCGGTGCTATGGGAGGGGGCGGATTGGCAGTCTTTTGGGTTGAAGGCCGCCATCTTTGCTCCGCGGCCACGAATGACCTTGTCCGGCGTTACAGCAATGCTGGACCGCGGGCAGGGCATCCCTCCTGGCATTCATCCCTCGGCCGTCATTGATCCGGCGGCTGACATTGGCGAAGACGTGACCGTGGGCCCGCTGGCTGTCATCGGCGCAGGTGCGAAAATCGGTGCCCGATCGGTCATCGGTCCGCACTGTTACATCGGGACGGATGTCGTCATTGGCGAGGATGCCATTCTGCGCGAAATGGTCTCGGTCGGAGCCCGTGCGATCATCGGCAAGCGCTTTCGTGCCCAGCCCGGTGCCCGGGTAGGCGGCGACGGATTTTCCTATGTGACACCTGAAGTCTCCGGCGCTGAAAACGCCCGTAAAACATTGGGAGATCAGGGTGAAGCCAAGGCACAGGCCTGGGTCCGTATCCACTCGTTAGGCGCAGTCACCATTGGAGATGACGTGGAAATCGGCTCTAACTGCACGCTGGACAACGGCACTATCCGTGACACGGTGATCGGCAGCGGCAGCAAACTCGACAACCTTGTGCATGTCGGGCACAACACACGGGTCGGCAATGACTGCCTGCTTTGCGGCCAGACAGGTATCTCCGGCTCGGTCGATATTGGCAACAACGTGGTGCTGGGCGGCCAATGCGGCGTGGTCGACAATATTTTCATCGGTGACGGGGTGATCGCCGGCGGCGGCACCAAGATCCTCTCAAACGTTCCGGCCGGCCGGGTCATCATGGGCTATCCCGGCGTCAAAATGGAAACCCACACTGAGATGTACAAAGCACAGCGCCGCCTGCCGCGTTTGATGCGTGACATCGAATTGTTAAAAAAGGCTGTTTTCAAGTAA
- the tmpA gene encoding 2-trimethylaminoethylphosphonate dioxygenase — protein sequence MPRSVTADTSGSFLTLTFEDGQESRFHAIWLRDNALDPDTRAPGNGQRLITIGDIPVDIRISTALVENDALTVTFAPEGKTVTFPDFWLKSHAYDIEKETGFGRMAPGVETWSSSQPAPTFDWNNVQTDPEIKRDWLDAIARFGFAKLVNGPVAESAVIDCASMFGFVRETNYGKYFEVRTEVNPTNLAFTGLGLQAHTDNPYRDPVPSLQILYCLENSAEGGDSIVVDGFRAAERLREENPEGFALLAGYPARFEYKGSDGVHLRSRRPMIELSPDGEMIGMRFNNRSSAPFVDVPFEKMEAYYTAYRRLGELIDDPDMGVSFKLEPGESFIVDNTRVMHARLGYSGSGSRWLQGCYADKDGLLSTLNVLNARSEG from the coding sequence ATGCCCCGTTCCGTAACCGCTGACACTTCCGGCAGTTTTCTGACCCTGACTTTTGAGGACGGCCAAGAGAGCCGCTTTCACGCGATATGGTTGCGCGACAATGCACTGGATCCCGACACCCGCGCACCGGGCAACGGCCAGCGCCTGATCACTATCGGCGACATACCCGTGGACATCAGGATCAGCACTGCATTGGTGGAAAACGACGCCCTGACAGTGACCTTCGCGCCCGAAGGCAAGACCGTGACTTTCCCTGATTTTTGGTTGAAGTCACACGCCTATGACATTGAAAAAGAAACTGGATTTGGCCGCATGGCGCCAGGTGTTGAAACCTGGAGCAGCAGTCAGCCCGCCCCAACCTTCGATTGGAACAACGTACAGACGGATCCGGAAATCAAACGTGACTGGCTGGACGCCATCGCCCGGTTCGGCTTTGCCAAGCTGGTGAACGGTCCGGTGGCCGAAAGCGCGGTGATCGACTGTGCTTCGATGTTCGGCTTTGTCCGCGAGACCAACTACGGCAAGTATTTCGAAGTCCGCACCGAGGTAAACCCGACCAACCTCGCCTTTACCGGCCTCGGGTTGCAGGCGCATACCGACAACCCCTACCGCGACCCGGTGCCGTCCCTTCAGATCCTTTACTGCTTAGAGAACTCTGCTGAAGGCGGTGACAGCATTGTGGTAGACGGTTTCCGCGCCGCTGAACGCCTGCGCGAAGAAAACCCCGAAGGCTTTGCCCTGCTGGCCGGCTACCCGGCGCGGTTCGAGTACAAGGGCTCTGATGGCGTGCATCTGCGCTCGCGCCGCCCGATGATTGAATTGTCGCCTGACGGCGAGATGATCGGTATGCGGTTCAACAATCGGTCTTCGGCCCCGTTTGTGGATGTGCCGTTTGAGAAGATGGAGGCTTATTACACAGCCTACCGCCGGCTGGGCGAGCTCATTGACGATCCGGACATGGGCGTTTCCTTCAAGCTGGAACCGGGTGAAAGCTTTATTGTCGACAACACCCGCGTGATGCACGCACGCCTTGGCTATTCCGGTTCCGGGTCGCGCTGGCTGCAGGGATGCTACGCCGACAAGGATGGGCTGCTGTCAACCTTGAATGTCCTGAACGCCCGGTCGGAGGGTTGA